A single window of Hylaeus volcanicus isolate JK05 chromosome 8, UHH_iyHylVolc1.0_haploid, whole genome shotgun sequence DNA harbors:
- the LOC128880724 gene encoding DET1- and DDB1-associated protein 1, giving the protein MSVAEFLKGLPSHNENNFANFHTDNGNRTCIKKPSVYLPTKDHPSEQIIVTEKTSILLRYLHQQWKKKNADRKRDFLSANGDSEDDDTTVRSKRPRLDLNNTL; this is encoded by the exons ATg TCTGTTGCTGAGTTTTTAAAGGGGTTGCCTTCgcacaatgaaaataattttgctaattttcatACAGACAATGGAAATAGAACTTGTATAAAGAAACCTTCTGTTTATCTACCTACAAAAGATCATCCTTCAGAACAAA ttatagTTACCGAGAAAACATCTATATTATTAAGGTACCTTCACCagcaatggaaaaaaaag aatgctGACAGGAAACGAGATTTTTTGTCTGCTAATGGTGATTCTGAAGATGATGATACAACAGTTCGTAGCAAAAGGCCACGTCTTGATCTAAACAACAccctttaa
- the LOC128880667 gene encoding activating signal cointegrator 1 isoform X1 yields MEQWVSENLSRLLDFPVPEDLTKYVMQIENERDIKTYLGEIVGDSTSKHTEFITEFIRRRALNKDQDVYKKSNDTDNRNKKQKKNKMKGKEKQENRQLQENLKVEKVEKKKTKFVNLYSQEGKDRAAVLLPGRYKCNCEGKKHLLINNCLNCGRVVCFQEGAGSCFFCGELVCSPKDQTILSSNTKQADHLYNKLMNQKPVKGFEESLKQRDKLLEYDRNGTQCTKVIDDECDYYQTNSIWLTTKQREKLQQLEKDISAKKHASRLNQKVNVTFDFTGREVIEENPDDDFNEFNEDQFQTISEIMSSGELEKSNVCPDVELIRPMYTESDEYEPHSMKKIIPNKMRNIVQDKEFLEMSDPGLCLSMHQPYASLLVAGIKTHEGRTWYTSHRGRLWIAATTKSPSMEEISKMEYFYRVLKDEKINFPQNYPTRCLLGCVTVTDVLPQEEYRKIYPNGESDSPYVFICENYYSLPIKFPIQGKHKIYKLEPKIHQAALKFLGKVTSTNN; encoded by the exons ATGGAACAGTGGGTATCCGAAAATCTGTCACGATTGCTGGACTTTCCTGTTCCAGAGGATTTAACAAA atatgttatgcaaatagaaaatgaaagagacATAAAGACGTATTTAGGGGAGATAGTGGGAGATAGCACCTCAAAGCATACAGAATTTATTACAGAATTTATAAGACGTCGag CATTGAATAAGGATCAAGATGTATACAAGAAAAGCAATGATAcagataatagaaataaaaaacagaagaaaaacaaaatgaaaggaaaagaaaagcaagAGAACAGACag CTACAAGAAAATTTGAAGGtagaaaaagttgagaaaaagaaaacaaaatttgttaatttatattcacaaGAAGGCAAAGATAGAGCTGCAGTTTTATTACCAG GTAGATATAAATGCAACTGTGAAGGAAAGAAGCATTTATTGATTAATAACTGCCTTAACTGTGGAAGAGTAGTTTGCTTCCAAGAAGGAGCTGGCTCATGCTTTTTCTGTGGAGAACTTGTATGTTCTCCCAAAGATCAAACAATTCTTTCTAGCAACACTAAACAAGCTgatcatttatataataagtTAATGAATCAAAAACCTGTTAAAGGTTTTGAAGAATCGCTTAAACAAAGAGACAAACTTCTTGAATATGATCGCAATGG CACACAATGTACAAAAGTTATTGATGACGAGTGTGACTATTATCAGACAAATAGCATCTGGTTAACAACTAAGCAAAGAGAAAAGTTACAACAACTAGAGAAAGACATAAGTGCTAAGAAGCATGCATCGCGTTTAAATCAAAAAGTGAATGTAACCTTTGATTTCACGGGTAGAGAAGTCATTGAAGAGAATCCAGATGATGACTTCAATGAGTTCAATGAAGACCAGTTTCAAAccatttctgaaataatgtCATCTGGTGAACTTGAAAAGTCCAATGTCTGTCCAGATGTAGAATTGATTCGCCcaatg TATACTGAATCAGATGAATATGAACCACATagtatgaaaaaaatcattcccaataaaatgagaaatattgttcaagacaaagaatttttagaaatgtcTGATCCAGGTTTATGTTTGAGCATGCATCAACCTTATGCATCTTTATTAGTTGCTGGGATAAAAAC acaCGAAGGCCGGACATGGTACACATCACACAGAGGAAGATTATGGATTGCTGCAACAACTAAGTCACCAAGCATggaagaaatttcgaaaatggaatatttctaTCGCGTTTTAAAAGATG AAAAAATCAACTTTCCTCAGAATTATCCAACTAGGTGTTTATTAGGTTGCGTAACAGTTACTGATGTTTTACCTCAAgaagaatatagaaaaatttatccAAATGGAGAAAGTGACAGTCCCTACGTTTTTAtatgtgaaaattattattcattaccAATTAAGTTCCCAATACAGGGAAAGCATAAAATTT ATAAATTGGAACCAAAAATTCATCAAGCTGCCCTTAAGTTTTTAGGAAAAGTTACaagtacaaataattaa
- the LOC128880668 gene encoding mitotic spindle assembly checkpoint protein MAD2B: MNNLVNLKNRWFYTCTKVVRCCFLRNNRDLFRYLPFIFLLLQVLTKMSQDKIVGSDILIEFLEVTFNHILFFRNLYPKEIFVNRKMYNTTVYVSEHPELNEYLKNVLTAIREMVKEDENSVKAVNLVFYNRNKQPIEKFVFDLVKLQANSIEKDPYYLKTEEALRTICLKLSMCEAYLKPLPEDSTFSIEIQTYETAHVALSENPHCDDFPWIIHEDALEMTGQDLLPLKTIKTDCLNLQMYVVESKESKTTN; the protein is encoded by the exons ATGAACAATCTCGTGAATCTGAAAAATCGTTGGTTTTATACCTGCACGAAAGTAGTTCGCTGCTGCTTTTTGAG GAACAACAGGGATCTTTTCCGATATTtaccatttatatttttgttgctACAAGTATTAACGAAAATGTCTCAAGATAAAAtag TTGGCAGTGATATCCTGATAGAATTTCTAGAAGTAACATTTAATCATATATTGTTCTTCAGAAACTTATAtcccaaagaaatttttgtgaacaggaaaatgtataatacaacAGTATATGTTTCTGAACATCCAGAACTCAATgaatacttaaaaaatgttttaactgCTATTAGAGAAATGGTAAAGGAGGATGAGAATAGTGTGAAGGCAGTGAATCTCGTTTTTTATAACAGAAATAAGCAACCaattgagaaatttgttttcgacCTTGTTAAATTACAAGCAAATAGCATAGA AAAAGAtccatattatttaaaaaccgAAGAAGCGCTTAgaacaatttgtttaaaattgtccATGTGCGAAGCATATCTGAAACCATTACCGGAAGACTCGACTTTCTctattgaaattcaaacatATGAAACAGCACATGTTGCTCTAAGTGAAAATCCTCATTGCGATGATTTTCCATGGATTATACATGAAGATGCACTTGAAATGACCGGACAAGATTTACTTCCATTAAAAACTATCAAAACTGATTGTTTAAATTTGCAAATGTATGTAGTAGAGAGCAAGGAAAGTAAAActacaaattaa
- the LOC128880667 gene encoding activating signal cointegrator 1 isoform X2 encodes MQIENERDIKTYLGEIVGDSTSKHTEFITEFIRRRALNKDQDVYKKSNDTDNRNKKQKKNKMKGKEKQENRQLQENLKVEKVEKKKTKFVNLYSQEGKDRAAVLLPGRYKCNCEGKKHLLINNCLNCGRVVCFQEGAGSCFFCGELVCSPKDQTILSSNTKQADHLYNKLMNQKPVKGFEESLKQRDKLLEYDRNGTQCTKVIDDECDYYQTNSIWLTTKQREKLQQLEKDISAKKHASRLNQKVNVTFDFTGREVIEENPDDDFNEFNEDQFQTISEIMSSGELEKSNVCPDVELIRPMYTESDEYEPHSMKKIIPNKMRNIVQDKEFLEMSDPGLCLSMHQPYASLLVAGIKTHEGRTWYTSHRGRLWIAATTKSPSMEEISKMEYFYRVLKDEKINFPQNYPTRCLLGCVTVTDVLPQEEYRKIYPNGESDSPYVFICENYYSLPIKFPIQGKHKIYKLEPKIHQAALKFLGKVTSTNN; translated from the exons atgcaaatagaaaatgaaagagacATAAAGACGTATTTAGGGGAGATAGTGGGAGATAGCACCTCAAAGCATACAGAATTTATTACAGAATTTATAAGACGTCGag CATTGAATAAGGATCAAGATGTATACAAGAAAAGCAATGATAcagataatagaaataaaaaacagaagaaaaacaaaatgaaaggaaaagaaaagcaagAGAACAGACag CTACAAGAAAATTTGAAGGtagaaaaagttgagaaaaagaaaacaaaatttgttaatttatattcacaaGAAGGCAAAGATAGAGCTGCAGTTTTATTACCAG GTAGATATAAATGCAACTGTGAAGGAAAGAAGCATTTATTGATTAATAACTGCCTTAACTGTGGAAGAGTAGTTTGCTTCCAAGAAGGAGCTGGCTCATGCTTTTTCTGTGGAGAACTTGTATGTTCTCCCAAAGATCAAACAATTCTTTCTAGCAACACTAAACAAGCTgatcatttatataataagtTAATGAATCAAAAACCTGTTAAAGGTTTTGAAGAATCGCTTAAACAAAGAGACAAACTTCTTGAATATGATCGCAATGG CACACAATGTACAAAAGTTATTGATGACGAGTGTGACTATTATCAGACAAATAGCATCTGGTTAACAACTAAGCAAAGAGAAAAGTTACAACAACTAGAGAAAGACATAAGTGCTAAGAAGCATGCATCGCGTTTAAATCAAAAAGTGAATGTAACCTTTGATTTCACGGGTAGAGAAGTCATTGAAGAGAATCCAGATGATGACTTCAATGAGTTCAATGAAGACCAGTTTCAAAccatttctgaaataatgtCATCTGGTGAACTTGAAAAGTCCAATGTCTGTCCAGATGTAGAATTGATTCGCCcaatg TATACTGAATCAGATGAATATGAACCACATagtatgaaaaaaatcattcccaataaaatgagaaatattgttcaagacaaagaatttttagaaatgtcTGATCCAGGTTTATGTTTGAGCATGCATCAACCTTATGCATCTTTATTAGTTGCTGGGATAAAAAC acaCGAAGGCCGGACATGGTACACATCACACAGAGGAAGATTATGGATTGCTGCAACAACTAAGTCACCAAGCATggaagaaatttcgaaaatggaatatttctaTCGCGTTTTAAAAGATG AAAAAATCAACTTTCCTCAGAATTATCCAACTAGGTGTTTATTAGGTTGCGTAACAGTTACTGATGTTTTACCTCAAgaagaatatagaaaaatttatccAAATGGAGAAAGTGACAGTCCCTACGTTTTTAtatgtgaaaattattattcattaccAATTAAGTTCCCAATACAGGGAAAGCATAAAATTT ATAAATTGGAACCAAAAATTCATCAAGCTGCCCTTAAGTTTTTAGGAAAAGTTACaagtacaaataattaa
- the LOC128880666 gene encoding uncharacterized protein LOC128880666 produces MANDLTIRSKDRLQEISMKLEQSHLVYLQTDDSPLKLQQRHKLEGFIKEYLCLVPNENKYVFQETADILHRSAATLQDFSGYRATTAWSAISLYAANLLAQPWRKEYRTLRTYSGYYKHEVEANLIGAELMFEQMGYKHTGLGVLTLEGPIDPDKVSSVSRDAIVAFVECQILKQIWESVSQNCTVSWLEVLEFRENHVGTPEQAIRALNYRFLEKMHQNRSKPESYRDYHYPQASCIDAASPSVPYHIMPPNYNMPVCQADYRYIEDTNAIPGNYRYFPPMDHSFVNRCSAYGCLPHGNKYFSGVPNPYYTTIPTYTRVPTDRLIELDMPVSVANYDKVHSRKARISDMDEVDFYRKQSSDDHYDYAKVDTKSAKTVTDRNNYDSWDFVYRNLESLGYSKDLGDREDILHKRECDSRTTKPKSFKQSDNDEKYNTYRFEKRRNGRTDANEIDSSLTNGRHYHHDTLPFKKKSSSFDLTDSNRYHVDASPEGHLSSYSKDRKHGSQTLPIQRSHRSSDQISKIADTLKGLELSHSGKEDGIRDGNKWNCATCTYLNPLSRDICEMCGKSRHKGNEDKPLASGGKECPKCTLVNEKNVSTCDACGANLKDSPTYI; encoded by the exons ATGGCGAATGACTTAACAATTAGAAGTAAAGATAGACTACAAGAAATTAGTATGAAATTAGAGCAAAGTCATTTGgtttatttacaaacagaTGACAGTCCTTTGAAGTTACAACAGCGTCATAAACTAGAAG GTTTCATTAAAGAATACCTATGCCTTGTACCAAAtgagaataaatatgtatttcaagAAACTGCAGATATATTGCATAGATCAGCAGCTACGTTACAAGACTTTAGTGGATATAGAGCAACAACTGCCTGGAGTGCTATTTCCTTGTATGCTGCTAATCTTTTAGCTCAACCTTGGAGAAAAGAATATAGAACATTAAGG ACTTATAGTGGGTATTATAAACATGAAGTGGAAGCAAATTTGATTGGTGCAGAATTAATGTTTGAACAAATGGGGTACAAACATACAGGGTTAGGAGTTCTTACTTTAGAGGGTCCTATCGATCCTGATAAAGTATCCAGTGTTAGCAGGGATGCAATAGTAGCCTTTGTTGAGTGTCAG attttaaaacaaatatggGAGAGTGTTTCACAGAATTGTACTGTATCTTGGTTGGAAGTTTTAGAGTTCCGGGAAAATCACGTTGGTACACCGGAACAAGCAATCAGAGCATTGAACTATCGTTTCCTCGAAAAAATGCATCAAAACCGCTCAAAACCGGAGAGTTATAGAGACTATCATTACCCGCAAGCTTCTTGCATAGATGCAGCGTCGCCGTCGGTTCCCTATCATATAATGCCTCCCAATTATAATATGCCTGTTTGTCAAGCAGATTATAGATACATCGAAGACACAAACGCGATACCCGGAAATTATAGATATTTTCCACCAATGGATCATAGCTTTGTGAATCGATGTAGTGCCTATGGATGTTTGCCGCAtggtaacaaatattttagcGGTGTCCCAAATCCTTACTATACCACAATACCAACGTATACCAGAGTACCAACCGACAGATTAATTGAGCTTGACATGCCCGTATCAGTTGCGAATTATGATAAAGTGCATAGTCGAAAAGCACGAATATCAGACATGGATGAAGTagatttttatagaaaacaatCCAGCGACGACCATTACGACTACGCGAAAGTCGATACGAAGTCTGCGAAAACTGTCACCGACAGAAATAATTACGACTCTTGGGATTTTGTGTATAGAAATTTAGAAAGTTTAGGCTATTCCAAAGATCTTGGCGATCGAgaagatattttacataaacgAGAATGCGACTCCCGAACGACCAAGCCAAAATCTTTCAAGCAAAGTGACAATGATGAGAAATACAACACGTATCGCtttgaaaaaagaaggaacggAAGAACTGACGCGAACGAGATCGACTCGTCTTTGACGAACGGTCGACATTATCATCACGATACCTtaccttttaaaaaaaagtcttcGTCTTTCGATTTAACAGATTCCAACAGATATCATGTTGATGCTTCTCCCGAGGGTCATCTATCTTCCTATAGTAAAGACAGAAAACACGGCAGTCAAACACTTCCCATTCAGCGTTCTCACCGATCCTCggatcaaatttcaaaaattgcagATACATTAAAAGGTTTGGAGCTGTCTCATTCGGGAAAAGAAGACGGAATAAGAGATGGAAATAAATGGAATTGTGCTACTTGTACGTATCTTAATCCTTTGTCAAGAGATATCTGCGAAATGTGTGGAAAGTCCAGGCATAAAGGTAACGAGGATAAACCATTAGCAAGTGGTGGAAAAGAGTGTCCAAAATGTACGTTAGTAAACGAGAAGAATGTTTCGACCTGTGATGCCTGTGGTGCCAATTTAAAAGATTCACCTACCTACATTTag
- the LOC128880667 gene encoding activating signal cointegrator 1 isoform X3, which yields MKGKEKQENRQLQENLKVEKVEKKKTKFVNLYSQEGKDRAAVLLPGRYKCNCEGKKHLLINNCLNCGRVVCFQEGAGSCFFCGELVCSPKDQTILSSNTKQADHLYNKLMNQKPVKGFEESLKQRDKLLEYDRNGTQCTKVIDDECDYYQTNSIWLTTKQREKLQQLEKDISAKKHASRLNQKVNVTFDFTGREVIEENPDDDFNEFNEDQFQTISEIMSSGELEKSNVCPDVELIRPMYTESDEYEPHSMKKIIPNKMRNIVQDKEFLEMSDPGLCLSMHQPYASLLVAGIKTHEGRTWYTSHRGRLWIAATTKSPSMEEISKMEYFYRVLKDEKINFPQNYPTRCLLGCVTVTDVLPQEEYRKIYPNGESDSPYVFICENYYSLPIKFPIQGKHKIYKLEPKIHQAALKFLGKVTSTNN from the exons atgaaaggaaaagaaaagcaagAGAACAGACag CTACAAGAAAATTTGAAGGtagaaaaagttgagaaaaagaaaacaaaatttgttaatttatattcacaaGAAGGCAAAGATAGAGCTGCAGTTTTATTACCAG GTAGATATAAATGCAACTGTGAAGGAAAGAAGCATTTATTGATTAATAACTGCCTTAACTGTGGAAGAGTAGTTTGCTTCCAAGAAGGAGCTGGCTCATGCTTTTTCTGTGGAGAACTTGTATGTTCTCCCAAAGATCAAACAATTCTTTCTAGCAACACTAAACAAGCTgatcatttatataataagtTAATGAATCAAAAACCTGTTAAAGGTTTTGAAGAATCGCTTAAACAAAGAGACAAACTTCTTGAATATGATCGCAATGG CACACAATGTACAAAAGTTATTGATGACGAGTGTGACTATTATCAGACAAATAGCATCTGGTTAACAACTAAGCAAAGAGAAAAGTTACAACAACTAGAGAAAGACATAAGTGCTAAGAAGCATGCATCGCGTTTAAATCAAAAAGTGAATGTAACCTTTGATTTCACGGGTAGAGAAGTCATTGAAGAGAATCCAGATGATGACTTCAATGAGTTCAATGAAGACCAGTTTCAAAccatttctgaaataatgtCATCTGGTGAACTTGAAAAGTCCAATGTCTGTCCAGATGTAGAATTGATTCGCCcaatg TATACTGAATCAGATGAATATGAACCACATagtatgaaaaaaatcattcccaataaaatgagaaatattgttcaagacaaagaatttttagaaatgtcTGATCCAGGTTTATGTTTGAGCATGCATCAACCTTATGCATCTTTATTAGTTGCTGGGATAAAAAC acaCGAAGGCCGGACATGGTACACATCACACAGAGGAAGATTATGGATTGCTGCAACAACTAAGTCACCAAGCATggaagaaatttcgaaaatggaatatttctaTCGCGTTTTAAAAGATG AAAAAATCAACTTTCCTCAGAATTATCCAACTAGGTGTTTATTAGGTTGCGTAACAGTTACTGATGTTTTACCTCAAgaagaatatagaaaaatttatccAAATGGAGAAAGTGACAGTCCCTACGTTTTTAtatgtgaaaattattattcattaccAATTAAGTTCCCAATACAGGGAAAGCATAAAATTT ATAAATTGGAACCAAAAATTCATCAAGCTGCCCTTAAGTTTTTAGGAAAAGTTACaagtacaaataattaa